The following are encoded together in the Drosophila sechellia strain sech25 chromosome 3R, ASM438219v1, whole genome shotgun sequence genome:
- the LOC6616881 gene encoding methionine synthase reductase: MRTGMVNTEKMDIGAYKLSEYIPAKPLVGNLEVCFTDGEQRQTETCGQLKCGDILRFPFARTDIQPSSVEIKESKVLVAADKATETKRVVELTLESTFDYQPGDTIGILPTNKLEQVESMLNRLELLDQADTTCHLKLVFNCANKNAKLPAHIPATTTPREILTHCLSLNFAPQKQLLSALAGFTSDDKERCFLSCLSSKQATEYYQSLILEQGLLFMDILELCVNCRPPLAFLAEHLPRLLPRPYSIANSPLEAGNRELRVIYSLLCLKPGVTTSMLEAATQESSPEHTKKVVIYPRISNLFRYTERDVGRNQILIAVGTGLAPFLGFLAHKEELLKLQPQQASGQSWLYIGAKTTDAVLRREKLMAWQESSLLERLRMCYSRGESPSYVQQMLEEDCKDLVEFLMKSETVLYICADGAKISRSIASGLCRCLQKAMHLTEEEASQLLNTLRKQGKYREDVWL; the protein is encoded by the exons ATGCGAACTGGTATGGTAAATACAGAAAAAATGGACATAGGAGCTTATAAATTGAGTGAATACATCCCCGCCAAGCCGCTGGTTGGTAATCTTGAGGTGTGCTTTACGGACGGAGAGCAG AGACAGACTGAAACCTGCGGCCAACTTAAATGCGGCGATATTTTGAGGTTCCCATTCGCCCGCACTGATATCCAGCCAAGTTCAGTGGAGATAAAGGAGAGTAAGGTGCTCGTGGCTGCTGATAAGGCCACAGAGACGAAACGCGTGGTGGAGCTGACTCTGGAGTCCACGTTCGACTACCAGCCTGGGGACACCATTGGAATTTTGCCTACTAATAAACTCGAACAAGTGGAAAGTATGCTCAATCGGCTGGAACTGTTAGACCAGGCCGACACCACCTGCCACCTAAAGTTGGTGTTCAACTGCGCCAATAAGAATGCTAAGCTACCCGCCCACATTCCAGCAACTACTACTCCCCGGGAGATCCTTACCCACTGCCTGTCCCTAAACTTTGCTCCGCAGAAGCAGCTTCTTAGCGCTCTGGCCGGATTTACAAGCGATGACAAAGAGCGTTGTTTCCTGTCCTGTCTGTCCTCTAAACAGGCCACCGAGTACTACCAATCGCTGATCTTAGAACAAGGCTTGCTTTTCATGGACATTCTTGAACTGTGCGTCAACTGCCGACCACCACTGGCCTTCCTGGCAGAGCACTTGCCACGGCTGCTGCCACGACCGTACTCCATTGCCAACAGTCCTTTGGAGGCTGGTAATCGCGAACTTCGCGTTATCTACTCGCTGCTCTGCCTCAAACCTGGAGTCACAACCAGCATGTTGGAGGCAGCTACACAGGAAAGCAGCCCAGAGCATACCAAAAAGGTGGTTATCTACCCACGAATAAGCAACCTATTCCGTTACACAGAGCGGGATGTGGGCAGAAACCAAATACTTATTGCTGTTGGCACAGGTCTGGCGCCTTTTCTTGGATTCTTAGCCCACAAGGAAGAGCTTTTAAAACTGCAGCCGCAACAGGCAAGCGGACAATCCTGGCTTTACATTGGTGCCAAGACCACAGATGCCGTTCTTAGGCGTGAAAAACTAATGGCCTGGCAGGAATCCTCGTTGCTCGAGCGCCTACGGATGTGTTACTCGCGAGGTGAGTCCCCTAGCTACGTGCAACAAATGTTGGAGGAGGACTGTAAAGATCTGGTCGAGTTCCTGATGAAGTCAGAGACTGTGTTGTACATTTGTGCCGATGGCGCCAAGATTTCGCGATCCATTGCAAGTGGCTTATGTCGGTGCCTGCAGAAGGCTATGCATCTCACGGAGGAAGAAGCTTCGCAGCTGTTAAATACACTGAGGAAACAGGGCAAATACCGCGAGGATGTTTGGCTGTAA
- the LOC6616882 gene encoding tetratricopeptide repeat protein 1 produces MAGHTNSDDEFQDAIGEEITEKEATSTRQSEKDVDEIVEKQNQLALDDEAEQGAAGGDSIATPLTVDSELTIEELREREKDLSPEQLAANKEKSDRLKLEGNELFKNEDAEGAAKSYTEALDICPSASSKERAVLYGNRAAAKIKLEANKAAIDDCTKALELWPEYVRVLLRRAKLYEQDDKPDEALEDYKKVTEFDPGQQEACEAQIRLPPIINERNEKLKNEMMSNLKELGNMILKPFGLSTQNFQMQRDPSTGSYSINFNQKPS; encoded by the exons ATGGCAGGCCACACCAACAGTGACGACGAGTTCCAGGACGCGATCGGGGAGGAGATAACCGAAAAAGAGGCCACCAGCACGCGGCAGAGCGAAAAGGACGTGGATGAGATCGTGGAGAAGCAAAACCAGCTGGCGTTGGATGACGAAGCGGAGCAGGGCGCGGCTGGCGGAGATTCCATCGCGACACCATTAACAGTGGACTCTGAGCTAACCATTGAGGAGTTGCGCGAACGGGAAAAGGATCTCAGCCCAGAGCAGCTGGCAGCTAACAAAGAAAAGTCCGATAGGCTGAAACTTGAGGGCAACGAGTTGTTCAAAAATGAAGACGCCGAAGGCGCCGCCAAGTCCTATACAGAAGCTCTAGACATTTGCCCCTCGGCCAGCTCCAAGGAGCGAGCAGTTCTCTACGGAAACAGGGCTGCTGCCAAGATTAAGCTGGAGGCCAACAAAGCGGCCATCGACGACTGCACAAAGGCTTTAGAACTGTGGCCTGAGTATGTGAGGGTGCTTTTAAG GCGCGCCAAGCTTTATGAGCAAGACGACAAGCCCGACGAGGCACTGGAGGACTACAAAAAAGTTACTGAGTTCGATCCCGGGCAGCAGGAGGCTTGTGAGGCTCAGATTCGCCTGCCGCCCATTATAAACGAGCGCAACGAGAAGCTCAAAAACGAGATGATGTCCAACTTAAAGGAACTGGGCAACATGATACTAAAACCGTTCGGACTGTCTACACAAAATTTCCAAATGCAACGTGATCCCAGCACGGGATCGTATTCCATAAACTTTAACCAAAAACCTAGCTAG
- the LOC6616883 gene encoding protein CLEC16A homolog isoform X1 yields MFRSRSWFGGPWGGRPKNRLSLEHLKYLYSILEKNTTVSESNRGLLVESLRCIAEILIWGDQHDSLVFDFFLEKNMLSYFLHIMRQKSGGSSFVCVQLLQTLNILFENIRNETSLYYLLSNNHVNSIMVHKFDFSDEDVMGYYILFLKTLSLKLNTHTIHFFYNEHTNDFPLYTEAIKFFNHPESMVRIAVRTISLNVYKVQNPSMLRFIRDKTAAPYFSNLVWFIGKHILELDTCVRTDIDHQSNQKLSNLVAEHLDHLHYLSDILLLEIKDLNAVLTEHLLHKLFVPLYIFSLTPAPPPPSLAVVTQNLAAVLNRNVDIDIQEMHNPRVSSIVALFLLSLVFLVVSHAPLVHALAWVILNGDHSVFKEGAAEILNSYVEHREVVVPGFGEPNESLEQALDTVTGQSSSSSYALSEDSGVESSSPATTELDSQADAVEAEQIKLRNITDEEKQLLQKSSSSTKADFAEMAKPFLDTVLHALDCTENDYLALLSLCLIYAMSHNRGIKNEWFEQFLAKSTRGAFSYKTALIEHLLNIITQSSQPSSRIRLITVEIALELLVTFTRPSSDDSRCITVAQQDLLFSARNQSMVVLRNFYRSEDIFLDLFEDEYNEMRKAQLNVEFLCMDSTILLPPTGTPLTGINFTRRLPCGEVEKARRAIRVYFLLRRTCQKFLNEKESLLPLTNVVNLVQVENVLDLNNSDLIACTVVAKDSSKQRRFLVIDALQLILVEPDAKLLGWGVAKFVGFLQDVEVQGDKDDSRCLHITVHRGGVTHNRTPLLSAKFLFDDHIRCMAAKQRLTKGRSKARQKKMYQIAQLIEIPGQMDSPVYAVGGTMVASSSGGSGNSSGSSSRSSHHRPMFSTANRVPGFAAVLRGSNSAGVSRTQMAPNRSIEGIRNESAGRSRRRSPSSTSGSNLRADHSDRERSPSVSMGSHSSSQSRENSQPRSTGNRSRESSPRMPRPRSEEIPLEDFQHSRNNSPHSRGNPSPASRSQTPIRVLHYDQLSGHSGSPREASLGGTNALLSQLNGLAREVPPTQSSEETSFIGSDGNEPTGGSEGRRRGAIETV; encoded by the exons ATGTTCCGGAGTCGCAGCTGGTTCGGCGGACCCTGGGGCGGCCGGCCCAAGAACCGCCTGTCGCTGGAGCACCTGAAGTACCTGTACAGCATTCTGGAGAAGAACACCACAGTGTCGGAAAGTAATCGTGGCCTGCTGGTGGAGTCTCTGCGCTGCATCGCAGAGATCCTGATTTGGGGCGACCAGCATGACTCGCTGGTGTTTGA CTTCTTTTTGGAGAAGAATATGCTATCGTATTTCCTGCACATAATGCGACAAAAGAGTGGAGGCTCGAGTTTCGTCTGCGTGCAGCTCCTTCAGACTCTCAACATCCTCTTTGAGAACATACGCAACGAGACGTCCCTGT ATTATCTGTTGAGCAACAACCATGTAAATTCTATAATGGTGCACAAGTTTGACTTCTCCGACGAGGATGTGATGGGTTATTACATTCTTTTTCTAAAGACGCTAAGTCTAAAGTTAAACACCCACACAATACACTTCTTTTACAATGAG CACACAAATGACTTTCCCTTGTACACAGAGGCTATAAAGTTCTTTAATCATCCCGAGTCAATGGTGAGAATTGCAGTGCGCACCATTTCTTTAAATGTCTACAAGGTTCAAAACCCAAGCATGTTGCGTTTTATTCGAGACAA AACGGCTGCTCCATATTTCAGTAATCTGGTCTGGTTTATCGGCAAACACATTCTGGAACTAGACACTTGTGTTCGCACAGATATAGA CCATCAATCGAATCAAAAATTGTCCAATTTGGTTGCCGAGCATCTGGATCATTTGCATTATTTGAGCGACATTCTCCTGCTGGAAATCAAGGATCTGAACGCGGTGTTAACCGAGCACTTGCTGCATAAGCTATTCGTGCCTCTGTACATATTCTCACTTACACCAGCTCCGCCCCCGCCCTCACTGGCAGTGGTTACCCAGAATCTAGCTGCTGTGCTTAATCGCAATGTTGACATCGACATACAGGAGATGCACAATCCGCGAGTGAGCTCCATCGTGGCCCTTTTCCTGCTCTCATTGGTCTTCCTGGTGGTTTCGCATGCCCCGCTGGTGCACGCTCTGGCCTGGGTTATCCTCAATGGCGACCACAGCGTCTTTAAGGAGGGTGCTGCCGAGATTCTTAATTCATACGTTGAGCACCGCGAAGTGGTTGTACCTGGCTTCGGCGAGCCCAATGAGAGTCTCGAGCAAGCCTTGGATACCGTCACCGGTCAGTCTAGCTCATCCAGCTATGCACTCAGCGAGGACAGTGGCGTGGAGTCCTCATCCCCAGCCACCACAGAACTGGATTCTCAAGCAGATGCGGTTGAAGCGGAGCAGATAAAACTGCGCAACATAACTGACGAGGAAaagcagctgctgcagaaGTCATCTTCCTCAACGAAGGCTGATTTTGCTGAGATGGCCAAGCCGTTTTTAGACACGGTCCTGCATGCTTTGGACTGTACCGAAAACGATTACCTTGCCCTGCTGTCGTTGTGCCTCATATATGCTATGTCGCACAATCGAG GTATCAAGAATGAGTGGTTCGAGCAGTTTCTGGCAAAATCAACCCGTGGCGCCTTTAGTTATAAGACAGCCTTGATTGAGCATCTGTTAAACATCATCACCCAGTCCAGTCAGCCAT CGTCCCGCATTCGTTTGATTACCGTTGAGATTGCTTTGGAGTTACTGGTCACTTTCACCCGTCCCAGCTCTGATGATTCGCGCTGCATTACCGTCGCTCAACAGGATCTGCTCTTCAGCGCCCGCAATCAGTCGATGGTGGTGCTTCGTAACTTCTACAGGTCCGAGGACATCTTCCTAGACCTGTTCGAAGACGAATATAACGAGATGCGAAAGGCGCAACTGAACGTAGAATTTCTGTGTATGGACTCCACCATTCTACTGCCTCCTACGGGAACGCCCCTTACGGGAATAAACTTTACGCGACGACTCCCCTGCGGGGAGGTGGAAAAGGCCCGCCGAgccattcgcgtgtacttccTGCTGCGTCGCACGTGCCAAAAGTTTTTGAATGAGAAGGAATCACTATTACCGCTTACAAATGTAGTCAATCTGGTCCAGGTGGAGAACGTACTTGATCTGA ACAATAGTGACCTAATAGCCTGCACCGTTGTGGCCAAGGACAGCAGCAAGCAAAGACGCTTTCTGGTCATTGACGCATTGCAGCTAATTCTCGTCGAGCCGGATGCAAAGCTGCTGGGCTGGGGTGTGGCAAAGTTTGTTGGCTTTCTGCAGGACGTAGAGGTGCAGGGCGATAAGGATGACTCGCGCTGCTTGCACATCACCGTGCACCGGGGCGGAGTCACACACAACCGCACTCCGTTGCTCTCGGCCAAGTTCCTGTTCGACGATCACATCCGTTGCATGGCTGCCAAGCAGAGGTTGACAAAGGGTCGCAGCAAGGCGCGACAAAAGAAGATGTACCAGATTGCGCAGCTCATCGAGATTCCTGGACAGATGGACTCTCCCGTCTACGCTGTTGGTGGCACAATGGTCGCATCCAGTAGCGGCGGAAGTGGTAACAGCAGTGGGAGCAGTTCGCGCAGTAGTCACCACCGTCCCATGTTCTCCACGGCCAATCGAGTGCCGGGATTTGCAGCAGTGCTGCGTGGAAGCAATAGCGCTGGGGTTAGTCGAACCCAGATGGCCCCGAATCGTTCCATCGAAGG AATTAGAAATGAAAGCGCTGGCCGCTCCCGACGCCGCAGTCCCAGCTCAACTTCGGGCTCGAATCTTAGGGCCGATCACTCAGATCGGGAGCGATCGCCCAGTGTTAGCATGGGCAGCCACAGCTCCTCGCAGTCGCGGGAAAACTCCCAGCCCAGAAGTACTGGAAATCGGTCGCGGGAGAGCAGCCCTAGAATGCCCAGGCCGCG GTCGGAGGAGATTCCTCTCGAGGATTTCCAGCACTCACGCAACAACAGTCCGCACTCTCGGGGAAATCCCTCGCCTGCCTCCCGCTCCCAAACACCCATCCGCGTGCTCCACTACGATCAGCTATCCGGACACAGCGGCTCACCACGTGAAGCGTCCCTGGGGGGAACTAACGCCCTTCTAAGCCAGTTAAATGGCCTGGCCCGTGAAGTGCCCCCAACACAGAGCTCCGAGGAGACTTCTTTTATCGGGAGCGACGGAAACGAGCCCACTGGCGGATCGGAGGGCAGGCGACGGGGGGCCATAGAGACGGTCTAA
- the LOC6616883 gene encoding protein CLEC16A homolog isoform X2 codes for MFRSRSWFGGPWGGRPKNRLSLEHLKYLYSILEKNTTVSESNRGLLVESLRCIAEILIWGDQHDSLVFDFFLEKNMLSYFLHIMRQKSGGSSFVCVQLLQTLNILFENIRNETSLYYLLSNNHVNSIMVHKFDFSDEDVMGYYILFLKTLSLKLNTHTIHFFYNEHTNDFPLYTEAIKFFNHPESMVRIAVRTISLNVYKVQNPSMLRFIRDKTAAPYFSNLVWFIGKHILELDTCVRTDIDHQSNQKLSNLVAEHLDHLHYLSDILLLEIKDLNAVLTEHLLHKLFVPLYIFSLTPAPPPPSLAVVTQNLAAVLNRNVDIDIQEMHNPRVSSIVALFLLSLVFLVVSHAPLVHALAWVILNGDHSVFKEGAAEILNSYVEHREVVVPGFGEPNESLEQALDTVTGQSSSSSYALSEDSGVESSSPATTELDSQADAVEAEQIKLRNITDEEKQLLQKSSSSTKADFAEMAKPFLDTVLHALDCTENDYLALLSLCLIYAMSHNRGIKNEWFEQFLAKSTRGAFSYKTALIEHLLNIITQSSQPSSRIRLITVEIALELLVTFTRPSSDDSRCITVAQQDLLFSARNQSMVVLRNFYRSEDIFLDLFEDEYNEMRKAQLNVEFLCMDSTILLPPTGTPLTGINFTRRLPCGEVEKARRAIRVYFLLRRTCQKFLNEKESLLPLTNVVNLVQVENVLDLNNSDLIACTVVAKDSSKQRRFLVIDALQLILVEPDAKLLGWGVAKFVGFLQDVEVQGDKDDSRCLHITVHRGGVTHNRTPLLSAKFLFDDHIRCMAAKQRLTKGRSKARQKKMYQIAQLIEIPGQMDSPVYAVGGTMVASSSGGSGNSSGSSSRSSHHRPMFSTANRVPGFAAVLRGSNSAGVSRTQMAPNRSIEGSEEIPLEDFQHSRNNSPHSRGNPSPASRSQTPIRVLHYDQLSGHSGSPREASLGGTNALLSQLNGLAREVPPTQSSEETSFIGSDGNEPTGGSEGRRRGAIETV; via the exons ATGTTCCGGAGTCGCAGCTGGTTCGGCGGACCCTGGGGCGGCCGGCCCAAGAACCGCCTGTCGCTGGAGCACCTGAAGTACCTGTACAGCATTCTGGAGAAGAACACCACAGTGTCGGAAAGTAATCGTGGCCTGCTGGTGGAGTCTCTGCGCTGCATCGCAGAGATCCTGATTTGGGGCGACCAGCATGACTCGCTGGTGTTTGA CTTCTTTTTGGAGAAGAATATGCTATCGTATTTCCTGCACATAATGCGACAAAAGAGTGGAGGCTCGAGTTTCGTCTGCGTGCAGCTCCTTCAGACTCTCAACATCCTCTTTGAGAACATACGCAACGAGACGTCCCTGT ATTATCTGTTGAGCAACAACCATGTAAATTCTATAATGGTGCACAAGTTTGACTTCTCCGACGAGGATGTGATGGGTTATTACATTCTTTTTCTAAAGACGCTAAGTCTAAAGTTAAACACCCACACAATACACTTCTTTTACAATGAG CACACAAATGACTTTCCCTTGTACACAGAGGCTATAAAGTTCTTTAATCATCCCGAGTCAATGGTGAGAATTGCAGTGCGCACCATTTCTTTAAATGTCTACAAGGTTCAAAACCCAAGCATGTTGCGTTTTATTCGAGACAA AACGGCTGCTCCATATTTCAGTAATCTGGTCTGGTTTATCGGCAAACACATTCTGGAACTAGACACTTGTGTTCGCACAGATATAGA CCATCAATCGAATCAAAAATTGTCCAATTTGGTTGCCGAGCATCTGGATCATTTGCATTATTTGAGCGACATTCTCCTGCTGGAAATCAAGGATCTGAACGCGGTGTTAACCGAGCACTTGCTGCATAAGCTATTCGTGCCTCTGTACATATTCTCACTTACACCAGCTCCGCCCCCGCCCTCACTGGCAGTGGTTACCCAGAATCTAGCTGCTGTGCTTAATCGCAATGTTGACATCGACATACAGGAGATGCACAATCCGCGAGTGAGCTCCATCGTGGCCCTTTTCCTGCTCTCATTGGTCTTCCTGGTGGTTTCGCATGCCCCGCTGGTGCACGCTCTGGCCTGGGTTATCCTCAATGGCGACCACAGCGTCTTTAAGGAGGGTGCTGCCGAGATTCTTAATTCATACGTTGAGCACCGCGAAGTGGTTGTACCTGGCTTCGGCGAGCCCAATGAGAGTCTCGAGCAAGCCTTGGATACCGTCACCGGTCAGTCTAGCTCATCCAGCTATGCACTCAGCGAGGACAGTGGCGTGGAGTCCTCATCCCCAGCCACCACAGAACTGGATTCTCAAGCAGATGCGGTTGAAGCGGAGCAGATAAAACTGCGCAACATAACTGACGAGGAAaagcagctgctgcagaaGTCATCTTCCTCAACGAAGGCTGATTTTGCTGAGATGGCCAAGCCGTTTTTAGACACGGTCCTGCATGCTTTGGACTGTACCGAAAACGATTACCTTGCCCTGCTGTCGTTGTGCCTCATATATGCTATGTCGCACAATCGAG GTATCAAGAATGAGTGGTTCGAGCAGTTTCTGGCAAAATCAACCCGTGGCGCCTTTAGTTATAAGACAGCCTTGATTGAGCATCTGTTAAACATCATCACCCAGTCCAGTCAGCCAT CGTCCCGCATTCGTTTGATTACCGTTGAGATTGCTTTGGAGTTACTGGTCACTTTCACCCGTCCCAGCTCTGATGATTCGCGCTGCATTACCGTCGCTCAACAGGATCTGCTCTTCAGCGCCCGCAATCAGTCGATGGTGGTGCTTCGTAACTTCTACAGGTCCGAGGACATCTTCCTAGACCTGTTCGAAGACGAATATAACGAGATGCGAAAGGCGCAACTGAACGTAGAATTTCTGTGTATGGACTCCACCATTCTACTGCCTCCTACGGGAACGCCCCTTACGGGAATAAACTTTACGCGACGACTCCCCTGCGGGGAGGTGGAAAAGGCCCGCCGAgccattcgcgtgtacttccTGCTGCGTCGCACGTGCCAAAAGTTTTTGAATGAGAAGGAATCACTATTACCGCTTACAAATGTAGTCAATCTGGTCCAGGTGGAGAACGTACTTGATCTGA ACAATAGTGACCTAATAGCCTGCACCGTTGTGGCCAAGGACAGCAGCAAGCAAAGACGCTTTCTGGTCATTGACGCATTGCAGCTAATTCTCGTCGAGCCGGATGCAAAGCTGCTGGGCTGGGGTGTGGCAAAGTTTGTTGGCTTTCTGCAGGACGTAGAGGTGCAGGGCGATAAGGATGACTCGCGCTGCTTGCACATCACCGTGCACCGGGGCGGAGTCACACACAACCGCACTCCGTTGCTCTCGGCCAAGTTCCTGTTCGACGATCACATCCGTTGCATGGCTGCCAAGCAGAGGTTGACAAAGGGTCGCAGCAAGGCGCGACAAAAGAAGATGTACCAGATTGCGCAGCTCATCGAGATTCCTGGACAGATGGACTCTCCCGTCTACGCTGTTGGTGGCACAATGGTCGCATCCAGTAGCGGCGGAAGTGGTAACAGCAGTGGGAGCAGTTCGCGCAGTAGTCACCACCGTCCCATGTTCTCCACGGCCAATCGAGTGCCGGGATTTGCAGCAGTGCTGCGTGGAAGCAATAGCGCTGGGGTTAGTCGAACCCAGATGGCCCCGAATCGTTCCATCGAAGG GTCGGAGGAGATTCCTCTCGAGGATTTCCAGCACTCACGCAACAACAGTCCGCACTCTCGGGGAAATCCCTCGCCTGCCTCCCGCTCCCAAACACCCATCCGCGTGCTCCACTACGATCAGCTATCCGGACACAGCGGCTCACCACGTGAAGCGTCCCTGGGGGGAACTAACGCCCTTCTAAGCCAGTTAAATGGCCTGGCCCGTGAAGTGCCCCCAACACAGAGCTCCGAGGAGACTTCTTTTATCGGGAGCGACGGAAACGAGCCCACTGGCGGATCGGAGGGCAGGCGACGGGGGGCCATAGAGACGGTCTAA
- the LOC6616884 gene encoding 28S ribosomal protein S33, mitochondrial — protein MSHKYTELIKLGTQYARRMNYLSNRIFGEVARTTNEKSMKVVRMFSEEPIHKRDYVVNWYPRHVETHLLMKNLRDYGLFRDEHQDFKEEMKRLRKLRGKAPPKKGEGKRASKK, from the exons ATGTCCCACAAGTACACGGAGCTGATTAAGCTCGGCACGCAGTATGCTCGCCGGATGAACTACCTCTCAAATCGCATTTTTGGCGAAGTGGCTCGCACCACAAACGAGAAGTCCATGAAG GTGGTTCGCATGTTCTCGGAAGAACCAATTCACAAACGGGATTACGTGGTCAACTGGTATCCGCGGCACGTGGAGACGCACCTGCTGATGAAGAACCTGCGCGACTACGGACTGTTCCGCGATGAGCACCAGGACTTCAAGGAGGAGATGAAGCGTCTGCGCAAGCTGCGCGGCAAGGCGCCTCCCAAGAAGGGCGAGGGCAAGCGGGCCTCTAAGAAGTAG
- the LOC6616885 gene encoding uncharacterized protein LOC6616885 — MFSSHRTLKRRTPAQGIDRREYIGHLVDEYYITTNIEAQQQVTANLANFAYDPINWSHLLEADALDVFLASLETQDQLLKVHGIAALCNLCLDKTAAKFIREQLKVITGLFVRTDHPEIVLHSLALFYQLLEIGELADRDLLLSPSVLRTVQEWRVKAHDERILSTKALKQVQVVKRFSQSDLEQFAQFTGDHNYIHSLETPTEDRRVHGALLNAVVAGIMGTQLPGPGTVVLEQNFKFLKPCRIETDTLVTVRLLQSRKISTVEYDIRQNNEVVFAGSAKLLTRNQKD; from the exons ATGTTCTCCAGCCACAGGACATTGAAGCGTAGGACGCCTGCCCAGGGCATTGACCGCCGGGAGTACATCGGTCACCTGGTCGATGAGTATTACATAACAACCAACATCG aggCCCAGCAGCAGGTGACTGCTAATTTGGCCAATTTTGCATACGATCCCATCAACTGGTCACATCTCCTGGAGGCGGACGCCCTAGATGTATTCCTGGCATCGCTGGAGACCCAGGATCAGCTTTTAAAAGTCCACGGAATTGCGGCATTGTGTAATCTTTGCCTGG ACAAAACGGCTGCCAAATTTATCAGAGAGCAGCTAAAAGTGATAACCGGTCTCTTTGTGCGCACTGATCACCCGGAAATAGTACTTCACAGCCTGGCGCTCTTTTACCAATTACTGGAAATTGGGGAGTTGGCTGATAGGGATTTACTTCTGAGTCCTTCGGTGCTAAGGACGGTGCAAGAGTGGCGGGTCAAGGCACACGATGAACGCATC CTGAGCACCAAAGCACTGAAGCAGGTGCAAGTGGTTAAGCGGTTTTCCCAAAGCGATTTGGAGCAGTTTGCCCAGTTCACCGGCGACCACAACTACATCCATAGCCTGGAAACACCCACCGAGGATCGCCGCGTCCACGGAGCCCTGCTCAACGCGGTGGTGGCGGGTATAATGGGTACCCAGCTCCCAGGTCCGGGCACCGTGGTTCTAGAGCAGAATTTCAAGTTCCTGAAACCCTGTCGCATTGAGACCGACACCCTGGTGACCGTACGTCTGCTACAATCTCGAAAGATTTCCACCGTGGAGTACGACATACGGCAGAACAACGAGGTGGTTTTCGCCGGCAGCGCCAAGTTGCTGACACGCAACCAAAAAGACTAG
- the LOC6616886 gene encoding protein farnesyltransferase subunit beta — MGTEEELLFRNFQRLKRYIFDDEKVSTTTSREQQKTESSVEKCFDRFEQMMFTDPRLTQIFRLEHQYYMDAMLRRLPSNYECLDSSRAWCVYWILQAAQLLSFNFDDQTLDHVVQFLSKCRTPTGGFGGGPGQYAHLAPTYAAVNSLCIIGSEQAYRAIDRPTLVQFLFSVRDSDGSFRLHVDGETDVRGAYCAISCAKLLNLPEPVIKELFAGTGDWIAQCQTYEGGFGGAPGLEAHGGYTFCGIAGLALLNEADKCDRQALLKWTLRRQMRYEGGFQGRTNKLVDGCYSFWVGATIPITQATLSGVDKQMEHTLFDVEALQEYILLCCQKQSGGLIDKPGKPQDLYHTCYTLSGVSIAQHSECANSPQVLGDTINELLPTHPLFNVPPKSVAAARSHFSNSNDTEFSGKDSPSKEDSPSKEES, encoded by the exons ATGGGAAccgaggaggagctgctgtTCCGCAACTTCCAGCGCCTAAAGAGATACATCTTCGACGACGAGAAGGTGTCCACCACCACATCCCGCGAGCAG CAAAAGACGGAGAGCTCGGTGGAGAAATGCTTCGACCGCTTTGAGCAGATGATGTTCACCGACCCGCGCCTCACCCAGATCTTCCGGCTGGAGCACCAGTACTACATGGACGCGATGCTAAGGCGGCTGCCCTCCAATTACGAATGCCTGGACAGCAGTCGTGCGTGGTGCGTTTACTGGATCCTGCAGGCGGCCCAGCTACTTAGCTTTAACTTCGACGACCAGACATTGGACCACGTGGTCCAGTTTCTAAGCAA ATGCCGTACGCCGACTGGGGGTTTTGGAGGAGGACCTGGACAGTATGCCCATCTGGCGCCCACCTATGCAGCAGTGAACAGTCTGTGCATCATCGGAAGCGAGCAGGCGTACCGTGCCATCGACCGACCGACTTTGGTCCAGTTCCTCTTTAGTGTGCGTGACTCGGACGGCTCCTTCCGGCTCCACGTGGATGGTGAGACGGATGTGCGTGGCGCCTACTGCGCCATCTCCTGCGCAAAGCTGCTAAATCTTCCCGAGCCAGTGATCAAGGAGCTGTTTGCCGGCACTGGCGACTGGATAGCACAGTGTCAGACATACGAGGGTGGATTTGGCGGAGCCCCTGGTCTAGAGGCCCATGGTGGATACACCTTCTGCGGAATCGCTGGCTTGGCGCTGCTCAACGAGGCTGATAAGTGTGACAGGCAGGCTCTGCTCAAGTGGACACTGCGCCGTCAGATGCGCTACGAAGGCGGCTTCCAAGGCAGGACCAACAAACTGGTTGATGGCTGCTACTCCTTCTGGGTAGGCGCCACCATTCCCATTACGCAGGCTACGCTATCCGGCGTCGACAAGCAAATGGAGCACACCCTTTTCGATGTTGAGGCCCTGCAGGAGTATATCCTGCTCTGCTGCCAAAAGCAGAGCGGCGGGCTTATCGACAAACCCGGAAA ACCGCAGGATCTCTACCACACCTGCTATACCCTCAGTGGCGTTTCCATTGCCCAGCACTCGGAGTGCGCCAATAGCCCCCAGGTTCTGGGCGACACCATTAACGAGCTACtgcccacccacccactgTTTAACGTCCCACCAAAGTCCGTTGCAGCTGCCAGGAGCCACTTCAGCAATTCCAATGACACAGAGTTCTCGGGAAAGGACAGTCCCAGCAAGGAGGACAGTCCCAGCAAGGAGGAGAGTTAA